In Desulfonatronovibrio hydrogenovorans DSM 9292, a single genomic region encodes these proteins:
- a CDS encoding transposase yields MRLNTYEHIIKSRKSAHKFLLKFCWKNHQRFCPRCSNRKLYSLGSGRRRCSRCKYTFHDFSLRFINFARLSPRQWLRFIKLFELEVDPDMMADQLGVSYNTIRKALTISRLSVLAGSLDGPQIIKNLKLVSLLRNSSAPDFPSPVLGILPSRGKVFIDYIPDLTLETLLHFRLNFFLRTRCMGRIIYTAPYKKYLSLIAWDDGFFSHRKISYERDKLPLDTHKEFWPYASSKLKKFRTVNPLRLLLYLKELEFRFNHSNEDPFPALCSRLCSFVPDLE; encoded by the coding sequence ATGAGACTAAATACCTATGAACACATAATAAAATCAAGAAAATCTGCCCATAAGTTTCTGTTGAAATTTTGCTGGAAAAACCATCAGAGGTTCTGCCCCAGGTGCAGCAACAGAAAACTGTACAGTCTGGGTTCAGGAAGACGGAGGTGTTCCAGGTGCAAGTATACTTTCCACGACTTCAGCCTGAGATTCATCAACTTTGCCCGACTGTCCCCCAGGCAGTGGCTGAGATTCATCAAACTCTTTGAGCTGGAGGTTGATCCGGACATGATGGCTGATCAGCTGGGGGTCAGCTACAACACCATCCGCAAGGCCCTGACCATCTCCAGGCTTTCGGTTCTGGCCGGCTCCCTGGACGGTCCCCAGATAATCAAAAACCTGAAGCTGGTATCTCTTCTCAGAAACAGCAGCGCCCCTGATTTTCCCTCTCCGGTCCTGGGGATCCTTCCCAGCCGGGGCAAGGTGTTTATTGATTACATCCCTGACCTGACTCTGGAAACCCTGCTCCATTTCAGGCTGAACTTCTTTCTCCGGACCAGGTGCATGGGTAGAATCATCTATACGGCTCCCTATAAAAAATATCTGAGTCTCATCGCCTGGGATGACGGCTTTTTCTCACATCGCAAGATCAGCTATGAGCGGGATAAACTGCCCTTGGATACGCACAAAGAATTCTGGCCCTATGCCAGTTCCAAGCTGAAAAAATTCAGAACCGTAAACCCGTTGCGGCTCCTTCTATATCTCAAAGAGCTTGAATTCCGGTTCAACCACAGTAACGAGGACCCGTTCCCGGCCTTGTGCTCCCGCCTCTGCTCCTTTGTGCCAGATCTTGAATAA
- a CDS encoding MauE/DoxX family redox-associated membrane protein — MSSVSKYLGKFLTSPYLALILRVYIGGLFIYASMYKINYGAEFAETIAGYQLVPYWSVNLLAITMPWLELICGIMLVAGFRAKSATVIISFLLVLFTIAVFINLLRDSPISCGCFSSADAPISWMTVVRDLVWLGMCIHIFFFDKIFHVENRFTAMLKKI, encoded by the coding sequence ATGAGTAGTGTTTCAAAATACCTGGGTAAATTTCTGACCAGCCCTTATCTGGCCTTGATCCTCAGGGTCTATATCGGCGGACTCTTTATCTACGCCAGCATGTACAAAATCAACTACGGGGCCGAGTTCGCCGAAACCATTGCCGGTTATCAGCTGGTGCCCTACTGGTCGGTCAATCTTCTGGCCATCACCATGCCCTGGCTGGAACTCATCTGCGGTATCATGCTTGTGGCCGGATTCAGGGCCAAATCAGCCACAGTCATCATTTCCTTTCTTCTGGTCCTGTTCACCATAGCCGTGTTCATCAACCTGCTGCGCGATTCCCCCATCAGTTGCGGCTGCTTCAGCAGCGCTGACGCACCCATCAGCTGGATGACCGTAGTCAGGGATCTTGTCTGGCTGGGGATGTGCATTCATATTTTCTTTTTCGACAAAATATTTCATGTTGAAAACAGGTTCACAGCCATGCTGAAAAAAATCTGA
- a CDS encoding rhodanese-like domain-containing protein, whose amino-acid sequence MTTDKAFTPDRTELEKQLVRLERQAYHLNIINESLRELTLLEDQEEILEKFLLTLMGAMGTACAFVIKIEQHGESTCSETRGISEQEASRLQTAGSEIYAKFFSHLDSQEDVLPKQVRLTAVNEYPEVSGQDIIWPARTRLLVQWTLDSECFGFIGLGSKIDETDYYDRETDFLLSMTEVLMDSLKLARSSAQVRMLNNDLMLKNQQLGNALSQARKAQMDLDRQLFHFKALSETSRELSGIFDKKKLLDNFLLMAQGTISARSGFIILFDALENTSILSRRGDQTRELQNIDKEPLKKFVLSFYPSPACFSLPDFKVQSLKESIASVRALNLPVDTGIVFSLDENYYGIMGFSSKITQQEFTADEEDLLVSLCRNFLLSLENVLSFEIIQKLNLDLGRRNYELSKTIEELRQARDRVNVLQKARNRISGLVQKEALRLERVGVLDFAFIIVLTLVLSLTYNLSSPAGTSPIPETWTFSTPPSIETDWAALKHRNKASIFVDARPNEFYNQERIAGAVSLPLNLFDFIYMMRFATMDPQKEIIVYGRNISRRYDEKVAHELILRGHKNVLILPGGLREWKKLNLPVEP is encoded by the coding sequence ATGACCACTGACAAGGCTTTTACACCTGACCGGACAGAACTTGAAAAACAGCTTGTCCGTCTGGAGCGCCAAGCCTACCACCTGAACATTATCAATGAGTCCCTGAGGGAACTCACCCTGCTGGAGGACCAGGAAGAGATCCTGGAAAAATTCCTGCTGACCCTGATGGGAGCCATGGGCACGGCCTGTGCCTTTGTAATCAAGATTGAACAGCATGGAGAGTCGACTTGTTCTGAAACCAGGGGAATCAGCGAACAGGAAGCCTCCCGCCTCCAGACTGCAGGCAGTGAAATATATGCAAAATTCTTCAGCCACCTGGATTCCCAGGAAGATGTTCTGCCCAAACAGGTCAGGCTGACAGCTGTCAACGAGTATCCTGAAGTCAGCGGACAGGACATTATCTGGCCGGCCCGGACCAGGCTGCTTGTCCAGTGGACCCTGGACTCGGAATGCTTCGGCTTTATCGGCCTGGGTTCCAAAATTGACGAAACAGATTATTATGACCGGGAAACCGATTTCCTGCTCAGCATGACCGAAGTGCTGATGGATTCCCTGAAACTGGCCCGCTCTTCAGCCCAGGTCAGGATGCTGAACAATGACTTGATGCTTAAAAATCAGCAGCTGGGCAATGCCCTGTCCCAGGCCCGCAAGGCACAGATGGACCTGGACAGGCAGCTTTTCCATTTCAAAGCCCTGTCTGAGACATCAAGGGAACTGAGTGGAATATTCGACAAGAAAAAACTTCTGGACAACTTTCTGCTCATGGCCCAGGGAACCATCAGCGCCCGCTCAGGATTCATAATCCTCTTTGATGCCCTTGAAAATACATCCATTCTGTCCAGACGGGGCGACCAGACCAGGGAGCTGCAAAATATTGATAAAGAACCTCTGAAGAAGTTCGTTCTCTCATTTTATCCATCTCCTGCATGCTTTTCCCTGCCGGACTTCAAGGTTCAATCCCTCAAGGAAAGCATTGCCTCGGTCAGAGCCCTGAATCTTCCGGTTGACACGGGAATCGTTTTCAGCCTTGATGAAAACTATTACGGAATCATGGGCTTTTCTTCCAAAATCACCCAGCAGGAGTTCACTGCTGACGAGGAAGACCTGCTGGTTTCTCTGTGCAGGAATTTTCTGCTTTCCCTGGAAAACGTTCTCTCCTTTGAGATCATTCAAAAGCTCAATCTGGACCTTGGCCGGAGAAATTACGAGCTTTCCAAGACCATTGAAGAACTCAGGCAGGCCAGGGACAGAGTCAATGTCCTCCAAAAGGCCAGGAACAGAATCAGCGGTCTGGTTCAAAAGGAAGCCCTGCGCCTGGAACGGGTAGGCGTCCTGGACTTTGCGTTCATCATCGTCCTGACTCTGGTCCTCAGCCTGACCTATAATCTGTCAAGCCCGGCCGGGACCAGCCCTATTCCTGAAACATGGACCTTTTCCACTCCTCCCTCCATTGAAACCGACTGGGCAGCCTTGAAGCACAGAAACAAGGCCTCGATATTTGTCGATGCCAGACCCAATGAATTTTACAACCAGGAAAGGATTGCCGGAGCGGTCAGCCTGCCCCTGAACCTGTTCGACTTCATCTACATGATGCGATTTGCAACTATGGACCCTCAAAAGGAAATCATTGTCTATGGCCGGAACATCAGCCGGAGATACGATGAAAAGGTCGCCCATGAACTGATCCTGCGGGGACATAAAAATGTGCTGATCCTTCCCGGTGGTCTGAGGGAATGGAAAAAGCTCAATCTGCCGGTGGAGCCCTGA